The segment TTTGATCAATGGCGTTTGGCTGACTGCTTCCACCAAATTCATCTTGTTTCCTCCTTAATTGAATCGATTCATCGTTGCTATAAAATCTTGATTTTCTAAATAAAATTTGCAGGCATCTGCCGCTTTGTCGATACTTGCCAAAATCACCGGCTGATCTTCTTTCGCAAAAGGATTCAGGACATGATTTACCACTGTCATCCCCGGTTTCGGCCGATCGATCCCAATCTTGATCCGTTTGAATGCGTCTGTTCCTAAGTGGGAAATAATGCTCTTCATGCCGTTATGTCCTCCAGCGCTGCCTTTTTGCCGCAGACGGATCTTACCTAAAGCCAGATCCAAATCATCATAGATCACCAGAAGCTCGTCTTTTTCTATACCATAATACGTCATCAAAGGGCCTACAGCTCGTCCGGAGTCGTTCATAAACGTTTGCGGCTTCACAAGAAGAATTTTTTCTCCTGCAACAAAAAAATCCGCTACTTCTGCTTCAAACGGATTAGCTTTAAAATTCGTTTGATACGCCGAAGCCAGCTGGTCGACAGCCATAAATCCAACATTGTGTCGTGTATTCTCATATTTTCTCCCTGGATTTCCTAATCCAACGATCATCTTCATTGTTTTAATCACTCTTCCCTGCAAACACAAAAGGCTGGACGGTAAAATTACCACCCAGTTGCGTTTTTTACTAATTCTAAGAGATTATAACATAGTCCTAAAGCTTGCTGTTACTCAAAATATTCTAAATTTCTATTAAACTTGGAGAAAAGTTAAAAAAAGCAAAAAATGATAATCCCATCAGGTTAACATTGTAAGCTTTTACACAATATAACAGATTAAAAAACTGTTATATTCAAGAGCATATCGGGTGACAGTGCCAACCAGAAGTGGTACGATTGTGTAGGATAGAACAAATGTGAGAAAGGATTGGTACAACAATGACAGACGTTGAAAAAAAAGAATATCTTAAAGACCACCAAAAAGTAATCCTTGTCGGTGATGGCGCAGTAGGTTCTAGTTATGCATTTGCTTTAGTAACTCAAAATATTGCTCAAGAAGTTGGGATCGTTGATATTAATGTAGCTAAAACAGAAGGAGACGCGCTTGATCTAACAGACGCGCTTGCATGGACTTCACCTAAAAAAATCTATGCAGCAACTTATGCTGATGCTCATGATGCAGACTTAGTAGTGATCACTGCGGGTGCACCTCAAAAACCAGGTGAAACTCGTTTGGATTTGGTTCATAAAAACTTGAAGATCAACCGCGATGTTGTTACTCAAATCGTTGATTCTGGTTTTAACGGAATCTTCTTAGTAGCAGCAAACCCTGTTGATATTTTGACTTACTCAACTTGGAAATTCTCAGGATTCCCTAAAGAACGTGTTATCGGTTCAGGAACATCCCTTGACTCAGCACGTTTCCGTCAAAAAATCGCTGAATTGGTCAACGTTGATGCTCGTAACGTTCACGCGTATATCTTGGGTGAACACGGCGACTCAGAATTCCCTGTTTGGTCTCATGCTAACGTTGCCGGATTGCAAATCTATGAATGGATCAAAAACAATCCAGACGTTGATGAAGAAGAAATGGTCAACATCTTCTTTGGCGTTCGTGACGCAGCTTATAAGATCATTGAGAAAAAAGGTGCGACATTCTACGGTATCGCTACAGCCTTGGCACGTATTACACGCGCGATCTTAAATGATGAAAATGCGGTCTTCCCATTGTCTGTTTACTTAGACGGCCAATATGACCAAAAAGATATCTATATCGGGGCACCAGCTGTGATCAACGCACAAGGTATCCAACAAGTCATTGAAATCCCATTGACTGATTCTGAACAAGATCGGATGAACGCTTCCGCTTCTCAATTGAAAGAAATCTTGACACAAGCTTTCGAACAACTTGAAGCTGAAGAAGCTGGTAAATAAAAACTATTTGATTTAGAAAAGAACCAAGTGATCCTCATTTGAGGTTCCTTGGTTCTTTTTTGATTGCAGCTTATCCATTCACAAAAGCAACGATTAATTAAAAGTTTTTTCTAAGTTTATCTTTAGATTCGAGCATGATATTCGCTTTTGTTATTTTGTATGCTATCATAATTTTGTATAAAAACTATTAAAAAATTTAAGGAGTACAGCTCATGACTCGATCATCTCGACATAAATCTCATACCAAAGTCATCCTTTGGGTAATTCTAGGTCTATTTGTCGCTTTATTTGCCGGCTATTCCATTCGTGGAAACCATTATGCCGACCGTTTTTTGCCTAATACAAAGATCAATGACATCAATATCAGTAATCTTTCCGTGGCTGAAGCAAATAAAAAGCTGAAAGGAAATGCCGATCAGCAGGAATTCTCCATCACAGACAACGGCAAACCTTGGAAAACCATGAAGAAAACCGAGTTGGGATTGAAAACAGACTACACAGATGAGCTGCAAAAGATCCTTGCTTCCCAAAACCAGTGGAAATGGGGCGTCGCTTACGTCTTCGCCGCTGAAAATGACTCTCTGGACGGTGTGGCAGTCGACGAGAAAAAACTAGATCAAGAGCTGACTGCATTGAATACAGAGATCAGTGAGCTGAACAAGACGCGTACTGCCACAGAGGACGCGAAATTAACCAAAGACAAAGACGGTTTCAAAATCACCCCGGAAGTCCAGGGGGATACCATCGACGCCGAAAAAGTCAGCACCGAATTAAAGACTGCTGTTACTTCCCAAAAAGACGCTTTAGAATTGGCAGACTACATTGAAAAACCAAAAGTGACCTCAGACGATGAGAATCTCAACAAAGAGATGTCTTCTCTTAACAAAATCGCGCAAATACAAGCGAACTATTCTATCAATGGCGAAACATTCCAGATTCCAACAGAAACAATCATGGATTGGCTAGTCTATAAAGATGATAAAGCAAATCTTGATAATGAAAAAGTACGTGACTATGTCGCTGATTTAGGAAAACAATACAACACCAGCAAAGTTTCTTCAAAATTCCAAAGTACTAAACGCGGCGAAGTAGATGTGCCGGCTGGTACTTGGAGCTGGACGATCCAAACAGATGCGGAAACGGAAGCCTTGGCACAAGCGATCCTTACTGGCGAAAACTTTACCCGTTCACCGATCGTACAAGGAAGCACTTCTGCTGATCAGCCTCTGATCGGCGATACGTATATCGAAGTTGATTTGAAAAATCAGCATATGTGGTATTACAAAGACGGTAAAGTCGCTCTTGAAACAGATGTCGTTACCGGTAAACCTTCGACACCAACTCCGGCTGGCGTGTTCTATATTTGGGACAAACAGCGAGACGCGACATTGACAGGTCAAAATGATGACGGTTCTGATTACGAAAGCCCAGTTGATTACTGGCTGCCTATTGATTGGACAGGCGTCGGTATCCATGATTCACCTTGGCAACCGGCATACGGCGGCGATCTTTGGAAGACGCGAGGATCCCACGGTTGTGTCAATACTCCGCCAAAAGTGATGTCTGAACTTTACAAAATGGTTTCAGAAAAAACTCCAGTCATTATCTTCTAACAGGTTGACTAAAAAGATCCGAATGACAACTGGTACGTTTGTATAAGCGTACATTAGTTGTCATTCGGATCTTTTCTTTATTCGTTTGAAAAATTTTAGTCCTCGGCTGACGTGAAGACTTCCGACACGTCATCGTCGTCTTCTAATTTTTCCACCAATTGTTCCAATTGAGCTTTTTGTTCTTCCGTCAAAGGAACCGTGTTTTGCGGTACCATCGTCAATTCAGCTTGCGCTAAAACAAATCCATCTTTTTCCAGTTGATCTCTAACCGCTGTAAAATCTTCCGGTGCTGTATAGATCTCAAAGACTTCCGGCGAAGTGATCAGATCCTCTCCTCCGGCTTCTAAGACATCCTCAAACATCGTCTCCTCATCGACTGACAGACCTTCTCGTTCGATAGCAATGTAGCCTTTGCGATCAAAAAGATAATTTACCGAACCGGTCTCTCCCAGATTGCCGCCGTTACGGGTAAAAGCTACCCGGACATTGGTAGCTGTCCGATTGCGGTTGTCCGTCAAGGCATGGACCAAGATGGCGACACCGCCGGGGCCATAACCTTCGTAAGTTACTTCATCATAATTGGCGCTTTCTGTGGAACTTGTCGCTTTTTTGATTGCGCGATCCACATTGTCATTAGGCATATTGGCTGCTTTGGCTTTGTCTACTACTAAGCGCAATGACGGATTCATTGACGGGTCAGGACCACCGGCTTTCGCCGCCATATAGATCTCCCGAGAAAGCTTTTGGAAGATCTTTCCTCGTTTAGCATCTTGAGCGTTTTTTCGACCTTGGATATTGTTCCATTTAGAATGTCCTGACATATAAATTCCTCCTTGATTCTGTCTCTATTGTATAACTTCTCCGAGATTTTTCAATGAATGAAGTTAAGCTCGCTCAATATTCATCGGCGGGCTTTTTTGATACTTGTCACTACTATGACCAGCAAGATAGCCGTCAAAGCACCGGCGGCATCCAGCATCACATCTTGAAACAACGGCGTACGACCGCCAGTCAGCATCTGATGGAATTCATCCATGCCTGCATATCCCGCAGCCGCTAATAATGCGAAAAAGGCGCTCCACCAAATGTTTTTCAGCTTATAAAACAATGCCAAACAAAATGTACCGCCTAAAAGAAAATACGTCATAAAGTGGGCGGCTTTGCGGATAAAAAATTCCACAAAAGAAAAATAGCCTTTTGCTTGGATGCTGACTTCACTGCCAGCGTACATAAATCGAACATTCATCAATTTATCTTTAAAGGGCTCCCCTTTTAAAACATTTTCCAACAATCCGATCTGAGACTGCTGCTCGTAGGTTTGGTATGAACTGTAAAACAAGACCGCCATCACTAACAGACCGACGATCAAATAAAAATTAGGATTTTTCCAAATACGCATGTGCTTCGCTCCTTCTCTTGCTCTATCTTACCATGTTTCGTATTTTTTGAAAAAATCATTTTACTGATCAAAATAAGCTGCCGCATTACCCATTTACGTTGCTTTATCGTTGTCAGTGATCATCGTAAAAGTCAGCAAATAAAAATATTGCGGGGCATAGATCGGATTTTGATTCTTTTAAATTGGAAAAGAACCCAGCCTTGCTATTTTTCCCAACGAAACAGCGGCAGATTTCTTTGCCTCCATCTACTTTTAATTGTGCTATACTAAAAAAGATAAGAATCGAAAGGGGATTGTTTTATGAAGTATGCACTAAATTGGGATCTTGATTCCATTTTTCCAGGCGGCAGCAATTCGCCGCAACTGCAACAACGTTTAGAAAAATTAAAAGAAGAATTAGCGGAATTCCACCATCAAGTTGATGCGTTCCAAACAACGGCTGATGCGGATGCACTGTCAGCTATCTTCCACCGCCAAGAAACCATCACTAACGGTTTTTCACAATGCGGTTCCTTCATCAACGCACTGCTTTCAGCAGATGTCAATGATACCAAAGCGAAACTGCTGATGGGGCAATTATCCGAATTGCGTCCTGGTTTCCAGTTGACCGCGACGATTTTAGCAAAAAAATTGACAGAAATTTCTGATGATGATTGGCAAACATTGCTGAAAACAGCTTCCTTGCAGCCTATCGCGTTTCGTTTAGCAGAAATCCGCCGCGAAGGAAAAGAACAATTATCAGAAGCCGAAGAAAACATCATCAACACACTTTCCTTGGATGGATTAGAAGCTTGGAGTCAGCACTATGATACGCTTGTAGCGACCATCGAGATCCCATTCACTCAAGCAGATGGTACTAAGGTCACTCTTTCTGCCGGTCAAGCCTTCAATAAAATGATGGGAGATCCTGACAAAGCTGTCCGTCAACAGTTGTTTGACACATGGGAAAAAGTCTGGGGCGAAAAAGCGGAACTTTTCAGCGATACCTTGAACCACTTAGACGGCTTCCGCTTGGCGACTTACAAATTGCACGGTGTCGAAGATTACTTGAAAAAACCATTGGAATACAATCGTTTGAAAAAAGAAACCCTTGATGTGATGTGGGAAACGATTCAAAAAAACAAACAACCTATCGTAGACTATTTGACCCGCAAAGCACAACTGTTCGGAAATAAAAAAATGGCTTGGCAGGATCAAGACGCACCGATCATTTTAGGAGATATGGAAGAACGGACTTTCACCTTTGATGAAGCGGCAGAATTTATCTTGGAAAACTTCCATAAATTCAGTCCGAAAATGGCGACTTTCGCGAAAAAAGCCTTTGAAAAAAGCTGGATCGAAGCCGAAGACCGTCCTGGCAAACGTCCTGGCGGCTACTGTACCGAACTGCCGGAAACCCAAGAATCACGGATCTTTATGACTTATTCTAATTCAGTCAACGAAGTGGCAACATTAGCTCATGAATTGGGTCATGCCTTCCACAGCGGCGTAATGTGGGATCTGCCGGCATTAAATCGGGATTATGCAATGAACGTTGCCGAAACCGCCAGCACCTTTGCGGAATTGATCGTGGCCGACGCTACCTTAAAAGAAGCTACAACAAAAGAAGAAAAGATCAACCTGCTGGATACCAAGATGCAAAACGCGATCGCGATGTTCATGAATATCCACGCTCGTTATATCTTTGAAAACAATTTCTATCAAGCACGTCAAAAAGGATTAGTCTCCACAGAAGAGATCACCGAAATGATGACTGCCGCTCAAAAAGAAAGCTACCAAGATGGATTGGCTAGTTACCATCCACATTTCTGGGCTGCGAAATTGCACTTCTTTATTGATGATGTGCCGTTTTACAACTTCCCTTATACATTCGGCTACTTGTTCAGTATGGGGATCTACGCCTACGCTTCAAAACAAGGAACCAGCTTTGAAGATGACTATATCGCATTGCTGCGGGATACCGCGTCCATGACGACAGAAGAATTGGCGGAAAAACATCTGCAAGTCGACTTGACTAAACCAGACTTCTGGCAAGCAGGGATCGATATGGTCTTGAAAGATGTCCAAACCTTTATGGATTTGACAGAAGAATATGTAAAATAGAATAAAAAGGACTGTGCCTAAAGTCCAGCAGATCATACCTGAATCTATCTGTCGCAAAAGCGGATAGATTCGGGTATTTTTTGCTTTTGACTCAAGTCACAGTCCCATCATCTTATTTTTTATTTTTCTTTTTTCGGCATTGGCGGTGTGCCGTACATTTTCGGGGTCACTGGATCAAGTTTTGGCGCTTTTCCTTCGATCTTAGGTTCTTTCAACCATTGATATTCCCCTTGACCGTCTAAGGCTTTGCCTTGCGCCCATGAACCTTCTTTACTTTGCTCGCCTTCTGAAAAATTGTAAAAATCATAAGCGATATCAAAGCGTTCATTGTCCCGCGGGAAGGTACTTGGTACTAAAATAGTCCCTTCTTTTTCTTCCAATTCTTTGACCGCACAAGCCCATAAGTTTTGATGATAGCTGTCGCGTGCCAATAAAACAGATAACAGATCTTTAACACCTCGGTCATCGATCATTTCATAGATACGAGCAACCTGCAGACGTCCTTGCGATTCCGCATTCAGATTGGCACGAAAATCTGCCAATAGATTTCCGCTGGCTACGATATAGCCGCCATTCCAAGGATTTCCTACGCTGTCAGCCGGACGAGGTCCTAAGCCGGCAACGATGGCATGTTGCGGATTCATACCTGAGATGATGGCACCGATCGTCGGATCTTTTTTCATTGCTGCTTCTTGATCTTCTACCGGTGCATCTTCCAACAGTCTAGCAACCATTGTCGCCAACATTTCCACATGACCCAATTCTTCTGTTGCGATGTCCATCAGCATGTCTTTGTATTTCTCTTCACCGCGGCAGCTCCAGCCTTGGAAAAGATACTGCATAGCCACACTCATTTCACCATATTGACCACCAATCAATTCTTGAAGATATTTCGCGATCAGGGGATTGGTCCGTTCTGGTTTTGCCTCAAACTGCAATTCTTTTTGATGTCTAAACATAATGCTCCTCCTATAAAATAATATAATAAAACCTAATTCAAGACTTCGATATTAAATTGTTTGAAAAGAGCCAGCGCACAATCATTATGCTTGCGTCCGCAGACTAAATTCGGATCGATAAAGATATCCGCTTCCGGAAAAGCACTTTGCAACGCCAACGCATTGGAAAGCACACATAAACTTGTTTCAACACCGATAACTTCCAGCTTTTCGCTTTGTTTGAAGTCATCTTCCACAGACTTGCAGATCTCTAGAAGTTTGTCTGGCGGAATCGTGAAATAATATTTTTTTACGACGATCTCATCAGCTTGCGGAGCGATGTCAGAAATGATTTGCAGCTCCTCTGCTTCTTCCTTCGGCGTATCTTTCATCTCCACCGGAATGTCTCTTGTGTAAAGAATGATCTCATTATTGGTTCTGGCTTTTGTGATGCGCTTTTTTATATTGGGGATCAACGCTTCGCAACCCGGGATATAAGATTCGCTGTCAGGATCAAGAATATGATTTTGCATATCGATTACTACCAACATAATGCTATCTCCTTTTTATCAAACCGGTCTGGATAATTTATTATTGATTTCTGCCGAAAAAGAATGAAACGATCGCAACTAAGATCACCGCACCGATGATCGAAGGAATGACTGCCATTCCCGCAACGGTCGGTCCCCAGTGTCCTAATAGACTTTGACCGATGGCTGATCCTACCAACCCAGCGATTACATTTGCAATGATACCCATAGAAGAACCTTTTTTAGTGATCGCACCTGCGATCGCTCCGATTACTCCGCCTACAATTAATGACCAAATTAAACCCATATTTATTCCTCTTTTCGTAATATTGTTTTACTTGTTTGTTTCAATTATTCCACACGCTTATTCCACGCGCGGTTTTCTATCTTCTTCGATTCTGTTTTTGCCTTTATTCATTGCGCGTTTCGCACGATTTGTTTG is part of the Enterococcus mediterraneensis genome and harbors:
- the pth gene encoding aminoacyl-tRNA hydrolase, with product MKMIVGLGNPGRKYENTRHNVGFMAVDQLASAYQTNFKANPFEAEVADFFVAGEKILLVKPQTFMNDSGRAVGPLMTYYGIEKDELLVIYDDLDLALGKIRLRQKGSAGGHNGMKSIISHLGTDAFKRIKIGIDRPKPGMTVVNHVLNPFAKEDQPVILASIDKAADACKFYLENQDFIATMNRFN
- a CDS encoding L-lactate dehydrogenase; amino-acid sequence: MTDVEKKEYLKDHQKVILVGDGAVGSSYAFALVTQNIAQEVGIVDINVAKTEGDALDLTDALAWTSPKKIYAATYADAHDADLVVITAGAPQKPGETRLDLVHKNLKINRDVVTQIVDSGFNGIFLVAANPVDILTYSTWKFSGFPKERVIGSGTSLDSARFRQKIAELVNVDARNVHAYILGEHGDSEFPVWSHANVAGLQIYEWIKNNPDVDEEEMVNIFFGVRDAAYKIIEKKGATFYGIATALARITRAILNDENAVFPLSVYLDGQYDQKDIYIGAPAVINAQGIQQVIEIPLTDSEQDRMNASASQLKEILTQAFEQLEAEEAGK
- a CDS encoding L,D-transpeptidase family protein, encoding MTRSSRHKSHTKVILWVILGLFVALFAGYSIRGNHYADRFLPNTKINDINISNLSVAEANKKLKGNADQQEFSITDNGKPWKTMKKTELGLKTDYTDELQKILASQNQWKWGVAYVFAAENDSLDGVAVDEKKLDQELTALNTEISELNKTRTATEDAKLTKDKDGFKITPEVQGDTIDAEKVSTELKTAVTSQKDALELADYIEKPKVTSDDENLNKEMSSLNKIAQIQANYSINGETFQIPTETIMDWLVYKDDKANLDNEKVRDYVADLGKQYNTSKVSSKFQSTKRGEVDVPAGTWSWTIQTDAETEALAQAILTGENFTRSPIVQGSTSADQPLIGDTYIEVDLKNQHMWYYKDGKVALETDVVTGKPSTPTPAGVFYIWDKQRDATLTGQNDDGSDYESPVDYWLPIDWTGVGIHDSPWQPAYGGDLWKTRGSHGCVNTPPKVMSELYKMVSEKTPVIIF
- a CDS encoding YebC/PmpR family DNA-binding transcriptional regulator, whose amino-acid sequence is MSGHSKWNNIQGRKNAQDAKRGKIFQKLSREIYMAAKAGGPDPSMNPSLRLVVDKAKAANMPNDNVDRAIKKATSSTESANYDEVTYEGYGPGGVAILVHALTDNRNRTATNVRVAFTRNGGNLGETGSVNYLFDRKGYIAIEREGLSVDEETMFEDVLEAGGEDLITSPEVFEIYTAPEDFTAVRDQLEKDGFVLAQAELTMVPQNTVPLTEEQKAQLEQLVEKLEDDDDVSEVFTSAED
- a CDS encoding VanZ family protein, which gives rise to MRIWKNPNFYLIVGLLVMAVLFYSSYQTYEQQSQIGLLENVLKGEPFKDKLMNVRFMYAGSEVSIQAKGYFSFVEFFIRKAAHFMTYFLLGGTFCLALFYKLKNIWWSAFFALLAAAGYAGMDEFHQMLTGGRTPLFQDVMLDAAGALTAILLVIVVTSIKKARR
- a CDS encoding M3 family oligoendopeptidase; the protein is MKYALNWDLDSIFPGGSNSPQLQQRLEKLKEELAEFHHQVDAFQTTADADALSAIFHRQETITNGFSQCGSFINALLSADVNDTKAKLLMGQLSELRPGFQLTATILAKKLTEISDDDWQTLLKTASLQPIAFRLAEIRREGKEQLSEAEENIINTLSLDGLEAWSQHYDTLVATIEIPFTQADGTKVTLSAGQAFNKMMGDPDKAVRQQLFDTWEKVWGEKAELFSDTLNHLDGFRLATYKLHGVEDYLKKPLEYNRLKKETLDVMWETIQKNKQPIVDYLTRKAQLFGNKKMAWQDQDAPIILGDMEERTFTFDEAAEFILENFHKFSPKMATFAKKAFEKSWIEAEDRPGKRPGGYCTELPETQESRIFMTYSNSVNEVATLAHELGHAFHSGVMWDLPALNRDYAMNVAETASTFAELIVADATLKEATTKEEKINLLDTKMQNAIAMFMNIHARYIFENNFYQARQKGLVSTEEITEMMTAAQKESYQDGLASYHPHFWAAKLHFFIDDVPFYNFPYTFGYLFSMGIYAYASKQGTSFEDDYIALLRDTASMTTEELAEKHLQVDLTKPDFWQAGIDMVLKDVQTFMDLTEEYVK
- a CDS encoding manganese catalase family protein, translated to MFRHQKELQFEAKPERTNPLIAKYLQELIGGQYGEMSVAMQYLFQGWSCRGEEKYKDMLMDIATEELGHVEMLATMVARLLEDAPVEDQEAAMKKDPTIGAIISGMNPQHAIVAGLGPRPADSVGNPWNGGYIVASGNLLADFRANLNAESQGRLQVARIYEMIDDRGVKDLLSVLLARDSYHQNLWACAVKELEEKEGTILVPSTFPRDNERFDIAYDFYNFSEGEQSKEGSWAQGKALDGQGEYQWLKEPKIEGKAPKLDPVTPKMYGTPPMPKKEK
- a CDS encoding isochorismatase family protein, giving the protein MLVVIDMQNHILDPDSESYIPGCEALIPNIKKRITKARTNNEIILYTRDIPVEMKDTPKEEAEELQIISDIAPQADEIVVKKYYFTIPPDKLLEICKSVEDDFKQSEKLEVIGVETSLCVLSNALALQSAFPEADIFIDPNLVCGRKHNDCALALFKQFNIEVLN
- a CDS encoding GlsB/YeaQ/YmgE family stress response membrane protein, with product MGLIWSLIVGGVIGAIAGAITKKGSSMGIIANVIAGLVGSAIGQSLLGHWGPTVAGMAVIPSIIGAVILVAIVSFFFGRNQ